CGCCATCCGGCCCAACGCGACGAAGGGCTGGGCAGGGCGGTCGCCTGGGCGGTCGGCCTGCACCTCCTGCTCGCCGTGCTGCTGATCGTGTCGCCGCTGCTCACCTGGGATCGCGACCGCCTCAACGCCGCCGGTGCGCCGACGATGGAAGCCACGCTGGACGCCTCCGCGGCCGACCAGCGAGCCGTCGAACGCGCGCTGGACTTCACGCCTGCCCCAATGCCCGAGCCGGTGGATGAACCGGCGCCCGAGGACACGGTGCCCCCGCCGCAGCCGATTCCCGAGCCGGCGCCGCAGGACGCGCCGGTCGAGCGCCAGGCCGATGCGCAGGAACGTATCCCGGTGCCCGATACGACCGAGCAGGACGAAGCGCGCCTAGATGCGATCTCGCAGGAGAAGGCGCGACAGGAGCAGGAAGCCAAGCGCCGGCAGGAGCAGATCGACCTGACCGAACGCAAGCGCCAGGAGCAGGCCGAGCAGCAGCGCCGCCTGGCCGCCCAGCAGGAAGAGGACCGGCAGAAGCGCGTCGCCACCGAGGCGCAACAGAAGGCCGAGGCCGAACGTCAGAAGAAGATCGAGGACATCCGCCGTCAGCGTGCGCAGGCCGCGCGCGAGGCCCAGTTGGCCGAACAGAAACTGCGCCAGCTGGCCGATGCGCGCGCGCGACAGGCGGCGGGCGCCGCGGCGCCCGCACCGGCGGCAACCGGCGGCCCGGCAGGTAACAACGGCACGGATGAAGACCTGCGCGGTCGCTATGCCGCAGCGATCCAGGAGGCCGTCCTGCGCCAGTGGACCCGGCCCGAATCCGTGCCGGTGGGGACCCGCTGCAAGGTCGTGATCCGCCAGCTGCCCGGCGGCGAGGTGGTGAGCGCCGAGGTCCAGTCAGGGTGCGCCATGGATGCCGCGGGACAGGATTCGGTCGAGCGCGCGGTCCTGAAGGCCCAGCCGCTGCCGTACCGGGGTTACGAATCGGTGTTCGCCCGGACCCTGACGCTGAACTTCGAGGCCCGGGACCGCTGACTTCACGCGGCGTTTCGGCGCCTCTCGTTCACAATTGTTAAAACGTTCACGCGGGGGCTGGTATCCCTTTCCCGCCCCGCCCAACCGCAGAGTTGCCGTGCCCATGATGAAATCGCTGCGCTGGTTCGCCCTCGTTCTCTTCACGCTCCTCCCCGCCCTGGCGTCCGCCCAGCAGCAGGGTCTGGAGATCGACATCATTGGCGGCAACGCCTCCGCATTGCCCATCACGGTCGTGCCGATGCCGTACCAGGGGTCGGCCGCAGCGCCGCCCACCGACGTCGCCGACGTGGTGCGCTCCGATCTGGAGCGTTCGGGCGCGTTCCGCACGCTGCCGGAAGCCAGCGTCACCGAGCGCCCCACGCGCGGCGGTGAGATCCAGTACCCGACCTGGCGCGCCCTGCGCCAGGACTACATCGTCGTCGGTCGCGTGGCCGATGCCGGCGACGGCAGCTATCGGGTGGAATACGAGCTGTTCGACGTCGCCAAGCAGGAGCGCATGCTCGGCCTGGCGATGACGGCGCGCGCCAACGCCATGCGTGACGTCGCCCACCAGATGGCCGATGCCATCTACGAGAAGATCCTCGGCGTGCGCGGCGCCTTCTGGACCCGCATCGCGTACGTGACCGCCGCCGGTACCGGCAAGGCGACGCGCTATGCGCTGATGGTGGCCGATTCGGATGGCTACAACCCGCAGACCGTGGTGCGCTCGGCCGAGCCGCTGCTGTCGCCGTCGTGGAGCCCCGATGGCCGCAGGCTGGCCTACGTCAGCTTCGAAGGCGGCAACTCGGCGATCTACATCCAGGACATCTCTACCGGCGCGCGCGAAAAGGTCGCCAGCTTCCGCGGCATCAACGGCGCGCCGTCGTTCTCGCCGGATGGACGCCAGCTGGCGCTCACCCTGTCGCGCAGCGGCAACCCCGAGATCTACGTGATGGACCTGGGCAGCCGCTCGCTGCGCCAGCTGACCAACACCTCCGCGATCGACACCGAGCCGGTCTGGAGCGCGGACGGCAGCACCCTCTACTTCACCTCCGACCGCGGTGGCCGCCCGCAGATCTACCGCGTTTCTTCGGCAGGCGGCAGCGCCAGCCGGGTGACGTTCGAAGGCACGTACAACGCCACCGCCAGCGTCTCCTTCGACGGCAAGAAGATCGCGGTGGTGCAGGGCGCGGGCAACAACTACCGCATCGCCCTGATGGACAGCAGCCTGGGTGGCGCGCGCTGGTCGTCGCTGTCGCCGGGCTCGCTGGACGAATCGCCGAGCTTCGCCCCGAACGCCAGCATGGTGCTCTATGCGGCGCGCGAGGGCGGACGTGGCGTGTTGTACGCGGTCTCCGCCGATGCGCGCGTACGCCAGCGTCTGGTCGTGGCCAATGCCGACGTCCGCGAGCCGGCGTGGTCGCCTTATCGCACCGCGCGTTAAGTTTATGTCTACAATATCGAACCCCTGATCCCCCTGTTCAAACGACGCAAGGAATGACCATGAACAACACCACCCGTGTTCTGATGCTGTCCCTGATGTCGGTCGCTGTGCTGGCCGGCTGTAAGAAGGACGTCAAGCCGACTCCGCCGGCCGATACCACCACCACGACGCCGACCACCCCGACCACGCCGACCGCCTCGGGCGTGTACGGCCCCGGCGACCTCGATACCGATGCCTGCCTGCGTCAGCGCGTGGTGTACTTCGACCTCGACCAGGACGCCCTGAAGCCGGAGTTCCAGGCCATCATGGGTTGCCACGCCAAGTACCTGCGCGACCGTCCGTCCTCGCGCATCTCGCTGGAAGGCCACGCCGACGAGCGCGGCAGCCGCGAGTACAACTTGGGTCTGGGCGAGCGCCGCGGCAATGCCGTGAACTCGGCCCTGCAGGCCGCCGGTGGTTCGGCCAGCCAGCTGACCGTGGTCAGCTACGGCGAAGAGCGCCCGGTCTGCACCGATTCCAGCGAGTCCTGCTGGTCGCAGAACCGTCGCGTCGAGATCGTGTACACGGCGAAGTAAGCCGTCGTCGTCACGATGATCGCGAAGACGTACATGCTGGTTCTCGCGGCGGCCCTCGTGGCCGCCGCACCCGCCCACGCGCAGCGCGTGAGCCTGGCTGACCGCGTCGCGGCGCTGGAAACGAAGGCCAACAACCCCCAGCAGAACCTCGACCTGCTCAACAAGGTCGCGCAGCAGGAAAGCGAGCTGCGGGAACTGCGTGCGCAGCTGGAGCAGCTGCAGAACGAGAACGAGCAGCTCAAGCAGCGCAACCGCGACCAGTACCTGGATCTGGATGGTCGCCTGAATCGCCTGGAAGGCGGTGCTGCACCCACCGCACCTGCGCCTGCTGTGACCCCGCCGCTGAGCAGTGCCCCGACGACCAGGCCGGCCACCGTGCCGGCCCCGGCTGCCGCCACCGCCGAACGGCCGCCCAGCGTGCATGGCGACATGGGCGCGATGTCGGCGACCGGCGACGAGCGCACGGCCTACAACGTGGCATTCGACAAGCTCAAGGCCGGCGACTACGCCGATGCCGCGCAGCTGTTCACCAGTTTCCTGCAGCTCTACCCGTCCGGTGTCTACGCGCCCAACGCGCTGTACTGGCTGGGCGAGAGCTATTACGTCACCCAGAACTACGCGCTGGCCGCGGACCAGTTCCGCGCGCTGCTGGCGCAGTACCCGACCCACGACAAGGCCCCCGGCGCATTGCTGAAGCTGGGCCTGTGCGACTACGGCCTGGGCAAGCTGCCCGAAGCTGAGCGCACCCTGGGCGAGGTCATGGCCAAGTACCCGGGCACCGACGTCGCCCGTACCGCCGACGACCGCCTGCGCGCGATCCAGCTCGGCCGCCTGCGCTGACCCGGCCGCGTCCGGCGCCCCCGCGGGCTGCCGGGCCGACAGGGCGTATCATGCGCACCCCATGAACGACGACGCCCGCCCGAGCGAGATCGTCCAGTCCCCGCTGGAACGCCTCAAGATCACCGAAATCTTCCTGTCCCTGCAGGGAGAGGCGAACGCGGTCGGCTGGCCGACGGTGTTCGTGCGCCTCACCGGCTGCCCGCTGCGCTGCCAGTACTGCGACACGGCCTATGCCTTCCATGGCGGGCAGTGGTGGGAGATCGACGACATCGTGGCCGAAGTCGCGCGCCAGGGCGTGCGCCACGTCTGCGTGACCGGCGGCGAGCCGCTGTCGCAGAAGCGTTGCCTGCTGCTGCTGCAGAAGCTCTGCGACGCCGGCTACGACGTCTCGCTGGAGACCTCGGGCGCGATCGACATCGCTGGCGTGGATCCGCGCGTGTCGCGCGTGGTCGATCTGAAGACGCCCGGTTCGAAGGAAATGGCGCGCAACCGGCTGGAGAACCTGCCGCTGCTGACCGCGCGCGACCAGGTGAAGTTCGTGCTGTGCGGCCGCGAGGACTACGAATGGGCGCGCGGCATGCTGGCCGAACACGGCCTGGCCGAGCGTTGCGACGTGTTGTTCTCGCCGAGCAAGAGCGAACTCGATCCGCGCGATCTCGCCGACTGGATCGTCGCCGACCGGCTGCCCGTGCGTTTCCAGATGCAGCTGCACAAGCTGCTGTGGAACGACGAGCCGGGGCGCTGAAGCCGCGCCTGCGATAGCCTACCCCTCACCCCACGAAGCACCGCCCCATGAAGAATGCCGTCGTCCTGTTGTCCGGAGGCATGGACTCCGCCGCCGTCGTCGCGATCGCCCGCGAGCAGGGTTTCGCCGTGCATGCGCTCAGCGTGCGCTATGGCCAGCGGCACACCTCCGAACTCGATGCGGCCGCGCGCGTGGCGGCGTCGCTGGGCGCCGTCGCCCACAAGACCGTGCACGTGGACCTGCGCAGCATCGGCGGCTCCGCGCTGACCGATGACATCGACGTGCCCGACGCGGGCGGCCCCGGCATTCCCGTCACCTACGTGCCGGCACGCAATACCATCATGCTGTCCGTCGCGCTGGGCTGGGCCGAGGTGCTGGGCGCCAACGACATCTTCTGCGGCGTCAACGCGGTGGACTATTCCGGCTATCCGGATTGCCGTCCGGAATTCATCGAAGCCTTCGAGAAGCTCGCCAACCTCGCCACCAAAGCGGGCGTGGAAGGCGCGGGGCTGCGCATCCATGCACCGCTGCTCCGCCTGAGCAAGGCCGACATCGTGCGCGAAGGCCTGCGCCTGGGCGTGGACTTCGCGCAGACCGTGTCCTGCTACCGGGCCGACGACCAGGGCCGCGCCTGCGGCCATTGCGACGCGTGCCGCCTGCGCGCGGCGGGCTTCGCCGACGCCGGCGTGCCGGACCCCACGCACTACGCGTGAGCCGCGCCGGTTTCGCGCCGTTCCGGTCGATGGGGTAGAATGCCGCTCCCGGTGCAAGGCCGGGTGTTGTTTCCGGGCCGTTAGCTCAGTCGGTAGAGCAGAAGACTTTTAATCTTTTGGTCGAAGGTTCGAATCCTTCACGGCCCACCAAACATCCGTTGTCCACGAATCACGTCATTGGGTAACTCACTCGTCATCGCGCGCGTGGGGCAGGTACATGCACCACAGCGTCGCCGATCCCATCGTCCCACGCCCGGCTTCGACGAAGCCGGCGCGTTCGTAGAACCGCACGTTCGACGGCTCCCCGGTCTCCAGATACACGCCATGGGAAAGGCCATCCGCGGCGGACAGGTCGCAGAACGTCTTTATCAGGCGCATGCCGATGCCATGGCCATGCTTGGCCGGATCGACCCCGATGACACCCAGGTAGTAGTGCGGCACGGCGGGCGCAAACTTCGCCGCGAGCCCTTCGTAGATCGCCAGCCGATCGACCATGCCGGGGACGGCCCGCTCGAAGTCCTCCCACTCGTGGGCAATGTCGTCGGGCCATGCCGGCGGCGACGGGACGTTGCCCATCACCATGCCGTGGATCTCGGCGCCGTCGCGCGCCACCAGCACGGGCATCCCGAGCGCGATGCGCGCCCGCATCAGCAGCGAGAAGAATCGCGCGAGGCGTTCCCGGTATGCGGGTCCGTCCTGCAGCAAGAAGCCGGTGATCGGGTCGTGGGCGAAAGCGAGGGTCAGCCGATCCACGGTCTGGAGCAGATCGGCAGGCGTTGCGCGCGTGATCTCCATGGTGCCGTTGCCTGGCGGCGGGATGCCGGGAGCGGGTTATATGCCATATCCAGGGCGTGATGGGTCGTCCGTCTGGCGGGGTCTCGGCCGCCCCCCGCTGTGCTACCGCCCGCTAGAATGCGCGGCCGGCCTTTGCGGGCGCTTCCGGCGCCCCCATATCGAGGTGCAGGGTGGGCTGCCCCGTGTCGCGACGTTCCCCGTCCCCGCGCCCTCGCTCGAACAACTTTTCCCAGGTGTTTCCATGACCAATCCCTTGCTCGACTTCTCCGGCCTGCCGCGTTTCGACGAGATCCGCGCCGAGCACATCGCGCCGGCCATCGACGAGTTGCTGGCCGAGGCGGAGGCCGCCGTCGCGGCCGCCGAAGCCGTCA
This genomic stretch from Pseudoxanthomonas sp. CF385 harbors:
- the tolA gene encoding cell envelope integrity protein TolA: MHADVAPRHPAQRDEGLGRAVAWAVGLHLLLAVLLIVSPLLTWDRDRLNAAGAPTMEATLDASAADQRAVERALDFTPAPMPEPVDEPAPEDTVPPPQPIPEPAPQDAPVERQADAQERIPVPDTTEQDEARLDAISQEKARQEQEAKRRQEQIDLTERKRQEQAEQQRRLAAQQEEDRQKRVATEAQQKAEAERQKKIEDIRRQRAQAAREAQLAEQKLRQLADARARQAAGAAAPAPAATGGPAGNNGTDEDLRGRYAAAIQEAVLRQWTRPESVPVGTRCKVVIRQLPGGEVVSAEVQSGCAMDAAGQDSVERAVLKAQPLPYRGYESVFARTLTLNFEARDR
- the tolB gene encoding Tol-Pal system beta propeller repeat protein TolB, with the translated sequence MMKSLRWFALVLFTLLPALASAQQQGLEIDIIGGNASALPITVVPMPYQGSAAAPPTDVADVVRSDLERSGAFRTLPEASVTERPTRGGEIQYPTWRALRQDYIVVGRVADAGDGSYRVEYELFDVAKQERMLGLAMTARANAMRDVAHQMADAIYEKILGVRGAFWTRIAYVTAAGTGKATRYALMVADSDGYNPQTVVRSAEPLLSPSWSPDGRRLAYVSFEGGNSAIYIQDISTGAREKVASFRGINGAPSFSPDGRQLALTLSRSGNPEIYVMDLGSRSLRQLTNTSAIDTEPVWSADGSTLYFTSDRGGRPQIYRVSSAGGSASRVTFEGTYNATASVSFDGKKIAVVQGAGNNYRIALMDSSLGGARWSSLSPGSLDESPSFAPNASMVLYAAREGGRGVLYAVSADARVRQRLVVANADVREPAWSPYRTAR
- the pal gene encoding peptidoglycan-associated lipoprotein Pal, yielding MNNTTRVLMLSLMSVAVLAGCKKDVKPTPPADTTTTTPTTPTTPTASGVYGPGDLDTDACLRQRVVYFDLDQDALKPEFQAIMGCHAKYLRDRPSSRISLEGHADERGSREYNLGLGERRGNAVNSALQAAGGSASQLTVVSYGEERPVCTDSSESCWSQNRRVEIVYTAK
- the ybgF gene encoding tol-pal system protein YbgF; this encodes MLVLAAALVAAAPAHAQRVSLADRVAALETKANNPQQNLDLLNKVAQQESELRELRAQLEQLQNENEQLKQRNRDQYLDLDGRLNRLEGGAAPTAPAPAVTPPLSSAPTTRPATVPAPAAATAERPPSVHGDMGAMSATGDERTAYNVAFDKLKAGDYADAAQLFTSFLQLYPSGVYAPNALYWLGESYYVTQNYALAADQFRALLAQYPTHDKAPGALLKLGLCDYGLGKLPEAERTLGEVMAKYPGTDVARTADDRLRAIQLGRLR
- the queE gene encoding 7-carboxy-7-deazaguanine synthase QueE — its product is MNDDARPSEIVQSPLERLKITEIFLSLQGEANAVGWPTVFVRLTGCPLRCQYCDTAYAFHGGQWWEIDDIVAEVARQGVRHVCVTGGEPLSQKRCLLLLQKLCDAGYDVSLETSGAIDIAGVDPRVSRVVDLKTPGSKEMARNRLENLPLLTARDQVKFVLCGREDYEWARGMLAEHGLAERCDVLFSPSKSELDPRDLADWIVADRLPVRFQMQLHKLLWNDEPGR
- the queC gene encoding 7-cyano-7-deazaguanine synthase QueC yields the protein MKNAVVLLSGGMDSAAVVAIAREQGFAVHALSVRYGQRHTSELDAAARVAASLGAVAHKTVHVDLRSIGGSALTDDIDVPDAGGPGIPVTYVPARNTIMLSVALGWAEVLGANDIFCGVNAVDYSGYPDCRPEFIEAFEKLANLATKAGVEGAGLRIHAPLLRLSKADIVREGLRLGVDFAQTVSCYRADDQGRACGHCDACRLRAAGFADAGVPDPTHYA
- a CDS encoding GNAT family N-acetyltransferase; translated protein: MEITRATPADLLQTVDRLTLAFAHDPITGFLLQDGPAYRERLARFFSLLMRARIALGMPVLVARDGAEIHGMVMGNVPSPPAWPDDIAHEWEDFERAVPGMVDRLAIYEGLAAKFAPAVPHYYLGVIGVDPAKHGHGIGMRLIKTFCDLSAADGLSHGVYLETGEPSNVRFYERAGFVEAGRGTMGSATLWCMYLPHARDDE